atctactatttctagtagtgaaggactcgaagcctagattgatttgATGGGTTCTGTTGCTCCAAGAATTtaaactagagatcaaggacataaaaggaactaaaaatcaagttgttgatcatctctcgcgGTTAGAGATTCCTAATACGACTTCATtagataagacattgataaatgagtcttttcccgatgagcagctgtttggagtgcaagaagaagaaccgtggtttgcagacattatgaactatcttgtgagtaatatcatgcctcccgacttatcttatgctcaaaggaagaagtttcttcatgaggtgaagtggtatatgtgggatgagccatttctttttctccaaggagctgaccaaatcatcaggagatgtattccttacagcgaaaaGGGGGGGATCTTccgagattgccactcaacggcttatgaaggatattatggtggagaaaagacagtagctcgtgttcttcaagcaggtttcttttggccaacattgtttaaaagatgctcatcagttcattttgaaatgtgatcgatgtcaacgtatgggtaatatgtctaaataggatgagatgcctcttaatgtgcttctcgaggttgaggtctttgatgtttggggaattgactttatggggccatttgtctcatcttataacaatcagtatatcttgttggcggttgattatgtgtcaaaatgggttgaagttatgGCATTTCCAATAAACGATgcaaaagtggtgcttaattttcttcacaagcagatattcaaaaggtttggaactccaagagtcataattagTGATGCGGGGTCGTATTTTTGtaatcacaagttcactgctatgaggaaaaggtataatgtgaatcatcgcattgttacggcttatcatcctcagactaatggtcaagctgaggtatccaatagagagatcaagcgcattttggagaaactggtatgtccatcaaggaaagattggtctttgaagcttgatgaagttgtttgggcatatagaacatcATATAAGAATCCATTGGgaatgtcaccgtttcagttggtatatggtaaggggtgtcattttcctgtggagctcgagcataaagcatattgggctttgaagaaattgaatctggacttggatgcagctgaaaagaagaggatgcttcagttaaatgaacttaaGGAGTTTCtacttcaagcttatgagaacaacaagatgtataaggagaaagtcaagaggtggcacgataggggtcttgtgctcaagaaatttgtgccagggcaacaagttattttattcaactctcgtctctgtctttttcctggaaagttgaagtcaagatggtcagggcccttcataatcaaaaatGTGTTTCTGCATGGAGcagtggaaatttttgagaatgatctgggccaagcatttaaggtaaatggtcaacggttgaagcattattatggtggCATGACAACCCGTGAcgtggttagtgccgttttattgtccacttgatctcaagattctatgtcgagctagcgacgtaaaagaagcgcttcttgggaggcaacccaagtttgttatacattagtaagtagaggaagcaagaagaaaagagaaaatcacaaaaaaaataaaaaaaaataaaaaaatttaggTCTGAATACAGAAGCCTGGCGTGCTCGCGCTGTCCCAGCGCGCAGCCGTGCCATTTACACAGAAACACCGCGCACCCGCACTGTTATAGCACGCGACCACACCGGTTAGGCAGAAGTAGCGCGCGGCCGCGGTGTCCCAGCACGTGCCCGCGCCGTGTCCCGACTTTGGAAAAATTAAAAGGCAGTTTAAGGGGGGAAACGGGAATTTTGTCCAAAAATCAATTCCCTaccgaattttactcccccacatcccataattccctcttcaaatcaaacccattactcccattattcccataatcaaatcccacttctattccatatctaattttctttttaccacctatatatacatacaccccatacacaaacttcttcaccaattcacaaactctcaaacacaaattctctctcaaacacaactcttattctctctaatcAATTTTCATGGCatccaagagacaaagaactcaagtcgATAGCAGTGCCACCGATTCTTCAACTTCGAGTGGTGTGAGGCCCGGCTtttctactcccgaggctgaggaggagtacacaaGGCTTCTCGCAAAGCTTATTGCTATGAGTGTGGTttgcgagttctatgcgaacgccaaggccgagaagaatggcttcactgTGGTGCGGGGGAGGACGGTGGTGTATAGTGCAGAGACTATGAGGACTGTGACTGAGCAGCCCCTGAGGAAGGTGGGGCAGGGTACCTGGAACGATAAGACTGTAGAGGACTTTGATGTGAATCTTATTTTTGCTACTCTGTGTCGGCCCGACACATAttggaagatcaagaggggcacaGTCGCCGAGTATTCAACATTCCCGGCGTCcggcatgaacaggtttgcccgtgcatggaacgcttttatatgtgctaatatcatgccatcttcacATGTGTATGAGGTTACGGTGGAGTGTGCACGTCTGCTATGGGgcattctgcagggtgattatgtAGATTTGGGGATGCTGATATACCAGGGGATTTTGAGGTTTTTTAGGGGGAGCACTACAGGGTCTATTATGTATGCGTCAGTGGTGACAAACTGTGTGTGCCAGTTGGTGTGCATTGTCCTGCACATGAGCAGTTGTAGATTCCGAGTGCTCCGATCGATAACACTACTTTGGCTACGATGCAGGAATGGGTTGGAGGCAAGCTCGATCTAAAGGGGCTTGGGTAttcttttgaccacctacctggtAGGAGGCCAGCTGCTGGTCAGGCGAGCAGGACCGCATGAAGATCTCAGTTAGGAGATGAGGCAAGATCATCACAGCAGCAACAGGAGGCAGTAGGAGCGGacatgggagctggtttgagttcgacgcagtataggcgtcttgcgaggaggatggatgtgatgcacgacatccataatCGTTTTGCAtacgatctcacccaggcacttgggactgcatttagagccactggagttgacattcagtgaccattatttggtgaggactctgtgtatccgcctcctgacacacctgacactccaccccttgagggtgaggattctaattcagagtaggtatgcctgattccttattattaccttcactgaggacaatgaatattttaagtttgaggGTAGTAGTTGAATGAATATGTATGtatgagtctcatatagtttccatgttcatgatagtttagttcatatagtttgcatgtttttccatgtagttttttttgtatttatttattttggtagttttatgatattttgttcatgtagtttcatgcatttgcattataacatgatcccttagataatttttccgattaaCTTGTggtattgatgctagtgtagtgatgtcatatttagtgatgttgagtcttattggattgatttgcatgctagagacacttgtatttcactaagtcttataggtttctagagtgctagatcatgatcatggtttatttgatttgtcgaggtttaatcgcttgtttataattagaatttagggtattctcttaataataaaagacatggatatttaaaaattggagaaattggatttcattgctagttgtgtggctaggtgtcaaatggctagtagtcggcttatatttttatgagtagtctggggttgaatgagatggagcaaaacacactcattcagaaattgtgaaaagaaaaataaatgaaaagaaaaaaagaagaaaaaagaataagtgttatgtataattgatcacgagtgctctctttagtactcgagttattaagttcttaggggactttatgcctagtgacctaaggcttttatggtctaggatccgctaacctaatgctcgtaacatgggtgctattgtataagtcttttctggacctcactcattgcacgatcaaataagcatacttgtgttgttttgttgagaataaaagcatgaatctgtataaaactccaatataagaattgaagtgttataagttattcaGAGTctagatttttattttatttataaccttgcgattgccttgatgagtaatgagttatgattattgatctagttgcgatagtatatctgtaagcatcttcaTACACACACGTCTCTAGTTtataagttgatttgtatgatttggTTGATCTTCATGCAGATAACTGCACGtgttgatatgttgcttgttggttggttgcattcatatagttacattcatgcatttttgtttctcATTCATTGAGTCTGTtaatgcttgaggacaagcatcgattcaagtttgggggtatgttgagtggcatttatgacactttattatgctctaatatactttgaattggtgtatttgtactcaagttgttatgtgttttaatgtgttttctagtgtttttgcatttcaagcACTACTCAGGTAATTAgatgaattagcattattttggtgctaatttggtgtccaggtggtgttggaataaaagctcatggaaagccggctcgaagcagcaagatttaagaagaaatctgagtttttcccagaaggatgGCACGCCcacgctgtgatagcgcgcggccgcgacgaggccgaatttcagaatcctgtttctactacaattctaaaagggaaggcttccagattattgagggctgctatatatattcatattaggtcgTTTTTAATAGATAACAAGTTATAGAcggaccagagcgcaaggagaagatgacaagagacctttagcacaattcaacaaaggcgaagacgatctagtttattcttgtgaatctttattttgagttgtaacttagatgcttgtttcttgttttgctgaacctatactcttgtttatacttgggttttatttattcgtataaagactacgtttgctatatcatgttttcatcagAATCCACATTGctgatgagtccgattatgggctaatcattatcgtgatgttctagcggatttatttatggatttctttagttaatttgtttgatgtcttagtatgtggtgattgtatgataagatagtgtgttaattcttaatgaagcgaaagtgaatttaaggatttagaacttgccatgctagcatgggttcatgtatgtgtcatgcatgattcgtagttaattttaaccatcttacttgccttatgtaatcaagatagataacttgtgcttaaactgttatgttatcaaattctatagacatatagggtctcaatataattggtgcctattcagccTCTATCTCTTTTGTtgatgtctggtagaatggtactcgcgcaacgaaagttggcgtttatcattTTTGTGTTATcagattagtgtcatcaccatcgcatgctaaggttaagaaaaataagcctattgaatgaagtatttaataaagttagaatcccatgtttttcatatatattaatttagtcaatcttattctcgtagttataattgttagcgtaattctAAGTTAtgaacaatctcaatttgttattcgtcttagcattggataataaccatacattgttgcttaggtgcataacataaatagttaaccaatacagtctctgtgggaacaaactagaaaagattctatactacgtgcgaactcgtatacttgcgtgtattattagcgcgtatttGGTGACTAACGACAGGTCTACCCACCTCCACAATATCCTAAAAGACTTCAGAAGCAGAAGTTCGATAAGCAATTTGCcaagtttttggaggttttcaagaagttacacattaacataccttttgctgaagctctagTACAGATGtcgagctatgctaagttcatgaagggtattctatctcggaagctaaaacttgaggagttggaaaccgttgctTTAACGGAAaagtgcagtgttgtgctgcaacagaaactacctcctaagcttaaagatccaggcaacttcacgataccttgcaccattggcaatctgtccttcaacaagtgtttgtgtgacttgggagctagcatcaatctgatgccctttcccgttttcaagaaacttggtctacctgatccaaaacctgtgAACATATCTTTACAACTGGTTGAtcgttccatcacttatccgctAGGAATAGTGGAGGATTTATTGGTTAATGTAGATAAACttatcttccctgctgattttgtcattctagcctttgaggaagataagaagattcccattatcttaggaagaccattcttagctacggGCCGAACTCTTATCGAcgtgcaaaaaggtgaacttaccaTGAGAGTTTAAGGTCAGGATGTCACATTCAATATcttcaatgcgatgaaattccccACTGAAGAAGATGAGTGATTTAAAGTAGAGTTGGTCGACTTCGTAGTGACTTCGGAGATTGATCACTTGCTAAGGACTGATGCCTTAGAAAGAGCCTTAACGGGGGGttttgatagtgaagatgaagaagggaaaaagaaaatgcagtatttgaatgcATTCCCATGGAAGAGGATGTTGGACTTGCCTTTCGAGTCTCTTGGATTGGAAGAGCTGAAAAATTCTCCAAagcgtctcaagccatctattgaagaagctcctacacttgagctcaaaCCACTGGCCGATaacttgaggtatgcatttttaggtgatgcatctactttttctattattattgcatctgacctttcaagAAGTGATGAAGATaagctcttgagaattttgagagagtttaaatcagcaattggatggactatagcgaatatcaagggaatcatcccttcttattgcatgcataaaattttTCTTGAGGAAAGAagcaagccaactgttgagcaacaaaggAGGCTAACccaatcatgaaggaggttgtgaagaaggaaactcttaaatggctagatgcaggaatcatttatcctatatctaacagttcgtgggtgagcccggtgcagtgtgtgcctaagaaaggagaCATTATAGTTGTAGTTAAtaagaagaatgagctcatccctactcggacagtcacgggatggagagtttgcatggattatcgaaagcTGAATAAATCCccaaggaaagatcacttcccgcTTCCATTCATTAATCAGATTCTGGACAGGTTGGATGGTCATGtgtactattgtcttctggatgatTATTCgggggtataatcagatttgcattgttccagaagatcaagagaagaccacatttacttgtccatttggcacttTTTGTTTTTCGTTGAGTCTCTTTCGGACTTTGTGGTGCACCtgctacttttcagagatgcatgatggccattttCTCATATATGATTGGCactaatgtggaggtgttcattgATGACTTTTTCGTGTTCGGGACTTCTTATGACGAATGTTTGCAAAATCTCGGGTTGGTGCTGAAaagatgtgttgagaccaatctggtgctcaactgggaaaaatgtcacttcatggtcCAACAGagtatcattcttgggcacaaggtatcTAGAAAGgatcttgaggtggataaggccaaggtaggggtcattaaaaatcttcctcctccaatctcagttaaaggagtcagcagttttcttggtcatgtgggttttTATCGGAGATTCATCAAAGATTTCTCCAAAATATCTAAGCCCTTGTGCAATTTGCTAGAAAAGGATGTTACCTTCAAATTCAATGAAGAATGTCTAGCTTCTTTTGAGAGCTTGAAAAAGAGTTTGACTACAGCACCTGTGATTACCGTACCTGATTGAAGTGAGCCCTTCaagatgatgtgtgatgctagtgactatgcagttggagcagtcTTGGGCTAGAGGAAGCAGAACATTTTCTATGTGatttactatgctagtaaaacccttaatggtgctcagcTGAATTACACTGCTATAGAGAAGGAGTTGTTGGcaattgtctatggttttgagaaatttcgatcttatttccttgggacaaaggtgacagtttaCACTGATCATGCTATTATTCACTATCTGGTCTTGAAAAAATATTCAAAACCTCGCTTGATTTGATGGATTCTCTTGCTTCAGAAATTCGAGCTAGAAATCAAGGATCGGAAAGGTACAGAGAATCAGGTAGCAGATCATCTATCGTGCTTGGAAGATCAAGGTAAAACTTCAgaggataagacattgatcaacgaatctttttcggatgagcaactttttggggtgcaaggagaagaaccatggtttgcagatattgtgaactatcttgtgagtaatgtAATTTCCCCAGAACTCTcgtatgctcaaaggaagaagtttttaCATGAGGAGAAGTGGTATCGATGGGATGAACCTTTCTTTTTTAGATATGGACCTGACCATATTATTAAACGATGCATTCCGTATAGTGAGACGGAGGGAATCTTGTGCGACTGTCATTCTACTGTGTATGGTGGAaattatggtggagagaagacaattgctcgtatccttcaagcaggattctaatggcctactttgtttaaggatgctcatcagtttatttCGAGATGTGATCACTTCCAATGAGTTGGTAATATATCCAATAgagatgagatgcctcttaatttgaTGCTTGAAGTTCAGATTTTCGATGTTaggggaatcgacttcatggggccatttgtctcatcctaCAATAATCAGTATATTTTGTTGGCGATggattatgtgtcaaaatgggtcgATGTAAAAGCGTTGCCAACCAATGGTGCTTAGGTGGTGATTAAATtccttcataagcagatattcacacaGTTCGATACTTCGAGAgttataatcagtgatgagggatcgcatttctacAATCGCAAGTTCATTTCATTGTTGGAGAAGTATCacgtgaatcatcgtattgccacaacttatcatcctcaaactaatgggcaagctgaagtgtctaatcgGGAGATTAAATGTATCTTGGAGAAGGTGGTGAGTCCAtcaagaaaagattggtctttgaagctagtTGAAGTTGTTTGGGCAAATAGAACAACATTCAAGACTCCTCTTGGTATGTCTCCTTTCCAGTTGGTGTATGGAAAGGCGTGTTATTTGCCTGCGGAGTTAGAGTATAAAACATATTGGGCTTTAAAGAAGTTAAATCTTGACATGGAAGCTGCTGGAGAGAAAATAATGCTTCAACTAAATGAGCTCGAGGAGTTTCGACTACAggcttatgagaataacaaaGTGTGCAAAGAGAAAGTCAAGAGATGGCATGATAGGAGACTAGTGCGCAAGTCTTCTGTGCCCGGTCAGAAGTTTCTATTGtacaactctcgtctccgactttttccggGAAAACttaagtcgaggtggtcagggccatTTACGGTCAAAACTATGTTTCCACATAGAGCTGTGAAGATTTTTGATACGCACCCGGATCAAgaattcaaggtgaatggacagaaATAGAAGCATTACAATGgagatacggcaaaccgtgaggtagTGAGCGCCGTTCTATTGGTAACTTGAATATGAGATTTCACGTTAAGCTAGAAATGTAAATcaagcgcttcgtgggaggcaacccatatTTGTTGTATAGTAGGTTAGGTTCGtcaagaaaaaggaaaaaaaaaggagaagaaaaaataattttagtttttccagaagcacggcgcgcctgcgccagaagcggggcggccgcgcgcGGTTTACAAAATCACGGCGCGCCCGCGCGGAGATGCGGGGCGGCCACGCGGACGTTTTGGAAAAAAAATacagaaaaatagaaaaaaatacccaaaacccaagtccaat
This sequence is a window from Apium graveolens cultivar Ventura chromosome 9, ASM990537v1, whole genome shotgun sequence. Protein-coding genes within it:
- the LOC141685282 gene encoding uncharacterized protein LOC141685282 — translated: MSPFQLVYGKACYLPAELEYKTYWALKKLNLDMEAAGEKIMLQLNELEEFRLQAYENNKVCKEKVKRWHDRRLVRKSSVPGQKFLLYNSRLRLFPGKLKSRWSGPFTVKTMFPHRAVKIFDTHPDQEFKVNGQK